The Deinococcus radiopugnans ATCC 19172 genome includes the window GACGCGTGCCGGTGGAAGGCTAGGCCGGGGCCATGAAGGTGTCCAGCTCGCGTTGCAGTTCCTGGTAAAACTGCGCGATGTGAAAGCCGTCGCAGGCCGCGTGGTTGGCCCGTAGGGCCACCGGCATCCGCAGTCGG containing:
- a CDS encoding CatA-like O-acetyltransferase, with protein sequence MTKCAEVPGRLRMPVALRANHAACDGFHIAQFYQELQRELDTFMAPA